From the genome of Anas acuta chromosome 29, bAnaAcu1.1, whole genome shotgun sequence:
TGCAGCTGGCATCTGCAGAGCTGGCTCTGGGAGCTCTGGTGCAGTGTGGCTGCTGTGCATTAGCTGGTGTCAGCTGGGTAAGGTAAAAGCCACTCCAGAAGTTCAATAAATACAAAGACAAGTCCTGCTTGTTTTACTTACATGGGAGCCAGAGAAAAGCCCATTTCTAGGACCTAGCACCACTGCATGCGGAGTCTGGGGTGCCTGTAGGTGAGACCGGTGGAGGTGCTCTCTGTTAGGAAGGTGATCAGAAGTGTGAGGAGTTTTAGTTTTGGTGGCATGGAAAGAATGGGGGGCCACCCAAAAGGCAGTAGAATTGGTTAAATACTGTGAAGTAGGCAAGGATTCCCGAGTGCAGCCAGCCTGTTTGTCACCAGCCATGCAAATGCAGATGTTGTGAATTCACCTGGCTCAGGCTGACTGCATCTCTCCGCCAGCTCCCTGTGGAAAGCTCGGCGCTGCCTTCCACATCAGTGAACACCTCTCAGGCACACACAGAGCAGGGAGAATGATTTTGTAATACTGGTAAAATGGCTGGGCTGGCGGCTAGTGTGTTAAAAGCTTGTGCGATAATACTTCCCCCTCCTGCCAAGTTTCCTATAGATAGATCTCAAAGGCTATGAATACAAATCCTCTCGGGAAGCAGACCTAGAGAGGGAGAAGATGTCAGTATGGGTATCAGAGTAGGAGAGGCTCTAAAAGCCTGGGCTGGTTTCTGCTTGTAACTGGTAGCAGAGATGTTAACTGGGATGTTGCAAAGACGAAAGAGACAGCCTGCAGTGGGTTTTCATCCTTCATCCCTTGGACGCTGGCTTGAGTTCAGGAGAAAGTACTCGGGCCTCGTTTGGCTGCAGATGCCAACGAGTCTTGTGGTTGTGCTGTGGAGCTCCGTTTCTCCTAGGAGCATTCTTCAGAGGAGAGGGAGCTGAACTTTGGCCGGGCAccacagatggaagcatctgcttCAGGTGTTGCTGAGCCGCTGCTGAGGCTTCGAGAGGGCAGGGTCTTTGTGCTGCCTCCGTTCAGCTTCATCTCCCCGTTGGTGCTGCCTGTTCCTCTTGCAAACAGCTTGGAGTTCCTTAAGGTGCTGGCAGAAACTGCTGGGAGAGGGAATATGAGAGGGGGCAAGCTTAGAAGTGTTTGACTTACATTCAGCTTCACCAAGCCGTACAAAGAAAACCACTTACGGTGCTTCGGTCTGGAGTGCACGGCGCTGATGACGGTGGGGATTGGAGACTCCATGCTGTGGGCATAAGGAGAGAGCGTGAAGGTGGGTGTTAGCACCTGCAATTCCagagggagggagctgggctaTGTGGGTAGAGCCAAGGGCACGGTAGGGTTGTGGAGGCTAACTCAATAGCATCTGGGCCAAGCATCATCTAGAGGAGTGCTGGTGCCTTCCGAGAGCTTACGGAAAACTGCAGAGCAAGAAGCAGGGCTGAACTGTATGGGGGCAGCTGGGGTTTACTCTTTTTTCATCAAACCTATACCAGACTCAAAGCCTGGGATGTCTGCTTTCTCCCTAGATGTTCGTGTGCCTCTCTCCCACTGTCCAAGCACAAAGAAGCCCAGCTCACCTGCTTTCCTCCCCTTCCACGAGCTTCCTGTAAGTGAGGATCTCCAAGTCCAGGGCCAGCTTGATGTTCATCAGCTCCTGGTACTCCTTCACCAGGTGAGCCATATCCTCCTTGCTCTTTTGGAGGGCCTCTTCTAGCTTGACCAGTTTGGCTTTGGCATCCTTGAGGGCCGTCTCCCCATGCTCTCCTGCTTCTTTGATATTCTCCTCTAAGTACAGGCACTGGTGTTGcaaagggaaggaaggtggtggaGGCGTTAGGTGTGCTGTAGTTTCAGACCTGCAGATTAGAGCTTTGTCACCCACCCCAGGACACACCTGGCTCTTTTGGGACACGATGCAGGACCTCAGCTTCTGGATTTGGATGTTTAGGTCTGCAATCTCCCGTCGGCTGTCAAGGAGGTGACCTCCATAGGTGGCTGACTGGGTGTTGCCTTCGTTCAGCTGCAGGGGAGATGGAAGAGTGGGTTAtttgttcttcctctgctgTAGCAAAGGAATCTGGGAGGATTCTCACTGCCCCTGGGGAGAAACACCTAACTGGGGAAAAATACCAGGGGTGTGGAAGGATTTAGGGCTCATTCTCGTATTGTCTTCTGGCTGTAGCTGCGCCAGGCACAGAGCACCCTGTTGTTGTTAACCATGTTCTTGCTCCCTCTGTTTGGAGGGGGCACCAGTGGAAGATCATTTGCTGCATCTTAGGTGGGCTGCGTTGCCACTGGGAGATGTTCTTGCCTTTCTCCACTGACGGTGTGGAGAGTCTTGGGCAATGAAACTCAGCTCCTAATTTACACATGTGAATTAGGAGGAGCTGGTCTGGGTTAGTGCTCTGTCCCTCCACATCTTGCTGATTCCTGTAGTTTCTAGGCTgatctcctttcttctttccctgcctctccccagtATCAATCAGATAAGGAGACAAATACCTTTCTCCTGGTAAGTGTTTcagcctcctcccagctccGAAGAGCCAGGGCTTCGTACTGAGCCCTTACTTCTTCCACAATTCTGCTCAGATCGAGCTTGCATGTGTTGTCAATTCCCAGAACAACAGAGATGTCCTTAATTTCTGTCAGCAGCTCCTCGAGTTCCTGAATGGCAAAGAGAACAGGACTGAGATATCAAGTAGTCAACAAAGCTACCTGCTGTAAGAGAATACAGCAAGTGTTCTCTAataagagaagggaaaaagaggcCCCTTCTCTGAACACCTCTATCAGCGGCAGACCTGTTTtgctccccagagctgctctcatGTGCTGGAGAAACTCATGCCAGCCCTGGGGAGTCAGAAACAGGCACACAAGCTGTGGTATCACTGACTGGGGTATTTGCTCTGGATGGCTGACTCTGTCACAGTTCTATGGAAAAGAATTCAAACGATGTATGCAGACTCCCCTCAGTGAACCTAAAAAGGATCCTTAATCCATGCCTGTAAACTGCGCTCCTGGGTGGTTTGTGTGCAGACAAGACAGGGCTTGCTGCCTCGCTGCCAAGCAGATGGCGTGCACCTTCActtggcagctccccccagccttgGTCTGCTCCTGCAAGGGTTCCCTCTTATCAGCATCTCTGTAGCTTCTTATTTACACCAGCGTGAAAGAGACCTGGTACATCTCTCCCCATCTCTTAGCTTTCATCttgatgtttttgttctgcCCTTTTGTGCAGCAGCCTCTAATCTCTTAGAGGAGCATCTGTGTACCTTGTTTGCCTTGTCTGCCTCTGACTGGGGAAACAAAGGGTGCCCTGATGTGGAGATTCATGAATAATGGAGCAGTACCCCACCACTCGTACAGGAAACAGGATTatcagtgcatttttttccttactgttgTTCAGTCTTTGAGCTTCTTTGTTAATCTTTGAGCACTTTAATGGCTATATGAGAAGATGCATGTGTATTGCAAGGACTTGAGCATCCTCTGCCAACAAAAAAACGaaacccaaaccaaacaaaaacccaccccCAAAGTAGAGATTTATTAATGAGGATCAAGGCTGGGGATTTCTTCTGATTCATGCTAACATACTGTGAGCAAAGATGTCAAGCAGTTACCCACCCACGTTTACCTCTCTGCTGGGTGCATGTGCCTGTACATTGATGTCAGTCAGAGCAACAGGCATGGGCGAGAAAATGACTAACCAGAAAACCAGCCGTGGAGAGGAGCAAGCAGAGAAAGAGAGGTGGAGGGTAATTTCTGTGCATAAAGGGGGAGTTGTAAAAGAAATGTAGACTGCTGCTGAGGGCAACAGTGTGGGACCTAGGAGAAAGCAGCtcaaaaggaaagcagcagcctccCGGGTGGGGTGTTGAACGTGGATTCAGAGCAGGATCTGATTTCTGACTACCCCTGTAATTGCCTTGCAACAGGAGTAATTTTAGAGAAGTAAGGCCTCACGGCTGGATGCAGGCAGGCTGTGAGTTTTGATGTGTTTCTGGCATTATGCAGGGCATTCTgcttctctgtgcctcagtttccccacaaAGGGTAATGGCATTCCTCTGCCAAGCATTTTAATTGTTTGTATTGGTGGAATTCAGACAAATCATTAGTATTCCCCAAACACTGCTGAGCCTGCTCGGTAGCATTTTACAGGCTCTGAGTAAGTGCCTGAAATCACATCAGCGTTTGAGCAGATGCAGGCACACTGCGCCCTTTGGGTTTGTTCAAAGGCCTGCAGACGCTGCATCCTTCCCCCCGTGGTGAAATCACATCCGACTGCGTACTCCTTCCAGTGGGAACGGAGCACGTTGGGTTGGGTTACGACAGCATTCAGCACCTCTCCCAGGTTCACAGTGGCTTGTCCTGTTTTGCTGTGAGCCTTTCCTCTGCATCCGAAGAAAATAACACTCGGCTcgctcagcacctgccccaggTCTGGAGGCAAACTCTGGCAGCAGGGGTTAGGAGCTGAGGCTAAACACAGCCAGCGGGGGGTTAGGTGGGGGTTTGGGACTGatggggggctgctgctcccagagcTGTGGGGCAGAAGGAACGTCCTGATCAAACTTCCTATGGAGCTGGCTCCCTTAAGGGAGGGGGATTAGCTGATAGATGCTGCTTTATGCCCTTTATCTAGTAGTTGGCTGCAACTCTACCAGGCGAGTGCTCATTTTGGTGCAAACTTGGAACAATGACCTCTCTGTATTGGGAATGTCCtcaaaaagaccttttttttttttcacagaagctTGCACATgtgccagggctgctctctCAATTGCGTTTTTACCTGTTCGTAGATGGTTTTCTTCAAATTCATCAGCTCCTGAAGCCCGTTGAGTTTTACCTCCAGCTCAGTTCTGTGCAAGGTACTCGCGTCTAAATCCTGCAGGAGGTGGAAAGTGTATTAATGAATAGTTTGTTTGAAGTGAATTAATGAATAGTTTGTCTTTGGGTCGTAGTAAGAAGTCTTGTGTTGCCCCCATGCCCCCAGCAAGTGTTGCTTGCTGTTTATTGCCTGGTGCTTGTGAAATTGCTCTCATGCTCTACAAGCAGGGAGGCTTTTTGTGGAGACTTCAGCtctgcaggttttgtttttttttttgttctgttttttgtttttttgggtgAGAGCTTTGGTAGAAGTTTCAAATAGGTAGGGTGGAGAAggaagcaggcagggctggtcTGTACCCACTCATCTTTTGTTCACCACAAAAAGCAGGGGTTATTGAAAACTGATGCTGTCCACAGAAGTTGCCAGAACTGCCCTTACTGGCTGATGACTGTGTCAGGGAAAACATGCAATTAGCCATAATGATAATTTGCGGAGAACATTTCCTCTGTCTAATAATATCCTGCATTCCTGcaccttggatttttttttaatgtaaagacTGCACACAAAGCCTTCCATTTGCGCTGATATTCAAATGCAGCTACCTCTGGGACGGGATGTTTAAGCAGGGTGTGGCCACGCAACAGGTagcaaaagcaaacactttTATCAATTTCCAGCTTTTTCCAACCCGTGCTGTCATTCTGTGAGGGAACGTGCCAGGGAGCAGAGGTGTTGTCTCAGAGGGTCTGGGGTACAGAGCTCTCCAGGCCAGGTCTGGCCAGGGCAATCGTGGTGTGGCTGGACACAGGCTCAGGCTGACCCCCAGGTGCTTCTGCCAAGAGCCACGGGGCTCTTCTGTAACCACAAGCAGCCCAGACTTGCTAAACTTCTATTGAAATTGTGACCATGTTCACCACTCCGCTGTCTTCCTCAAGACCTTATTACCCTGTCAAACCTCAGTGGTACAAGGGCTCTTCTGCTCCTGGCTAGCTGGTGTAGAGACCATGTAGATGAAAAGCTCCCCATGCCACTGACCTTTTTGAGCTCCATGAAGGTGTATTCCATGCCACTACAGAGGCGAATTTCATCCTCGTATCTAAAGAGAGTGGAAAAAAGTTGTCAGAAATTGCACATGAGTCTCTGGGTTGCTTAACATTGTCTTGCTGGCCCCCCAGACATTAACATCCAGGCTTTCTGCTTTTACTATGATATCCTACCTACTTGACGTCCTCTGCCCCTAAATAACAGCAGGAGAGAAACCTCTTAGGAATGGGCATCTGGACAAGAGAGAGGGTAACAAGCTGCCACATGCCAGCTACTCTAGATTAACACCATTAGCactttcagactgaaaaaaaaaaaagagtaagaggAGGTAGCTTTAACTCTGATTTAATTTGAGGGCTAAGCAACCTCAGGTTACCTCACATTTGCCACAGAGAGCAGGCACTGCAAAGTGAGGTGTGGTGAGCTGTTCTCTGTGAAAGCCAGTTGCATGCCCAAAGAGTCCCAGATTTTTACCCTAagcctttctcttctgtttctttcaggtATCCTCAGCATTTAGTCTTCAGAACCTGAGAGGCTTCTCAAGGGAGAAAGCTTTGCTTGTGTAAAATAGAGAAAACGGGACTGGCATCAGAACTTATCTTAAGTGTAAGCATGATTagtgaagaaacagaagacCTGGCAAAGCAATTCATGGAAAACAGTGCCCACAGACCAGAAGGTAACAAAAAGCGTATGGGACAGGGTGGAGTCCTAATGGCTAAATATCCAGCAAGGGAACCAACCCTGCAGGTGTTTAAAAACAGGTTTGATATGGCAGGACCAGGATGGCAAAGACTTAGTCTGGGGCAAATGCATTTCCTGAAGGCTGGCACCAGGCACGAGAGGCTAGTTTAGGGAACACACCAGTCCTCGTTGGCTCTTGTGGCAAGTGTGTGGCTTGCCCTgatgctgctgagagcagcaaTCCAAGCAGGAAACCACAGGGTCTCTTTTGGGCCTGATCTGTGACCAGCAGTGGGTTGTTTGTTTGCCGTGCATGAGTCCAGAAGCATTCTGTGATGGGTGTCTGGTATCTCCCGCTGTGCTGCAGGACACACTAGGGGTGTGTTGGCTATTCTGCTGAGAGCGGAGCAGGCCGTGCTCCCAGGGAGGCCCTGGCTTCCCTGCGCTTCCAGGACACCTCAGGCTCCTCTTGCCCTAATGTGCTCATGGCGTTTCCAGGCTGGGAATTAAGCCTTTGAGTGCTACTTGCAGATGTCACCAAATTGGAGGGCTAAGATCTTTGCAAATGAGGTAAAATGGTATTTCCTAACAGAGGAGTGATAATAAAATCAGGAATGACAGCCGTATTCTGTTGTTTGACGGTCGGGTGCATCATCACTCTGGCTacaagctctgctctgctgctgaacaaACTTTTaccagaaagaggaaaaagcattgGGAACGCAGCACAGGGGACTGCTTTGCAGGGCAAGGGGGTGAGTCCTGCCTGGGAGCTGACCCGGAATAT
Proteins encoded in this window:
- the LOC137845944 gene encoding keratin, type II cytoskeletal 80-like isoform X2 → MTNPCKAFTSGSLSSWEVSGKMSRGKAASTSPDRLGRCSPNGVASNGYSSLSLHGDGGYQSSSYFSIDGRLLAPVHLDIDTDFQAMRQQETEDIKLLNNQFVTLIEKVQCLEQQNKILTTRWNFLKDQDNSHSESDMKAIYDQYMSKMNQEMKALNYEQENLELELTKVLSTMDNFRSKYEDEIRLCSGMEYTFMELKKDLDASTLHRTELEVKLNGLQELMNLKKTIYEQELEELLTEIKDISVVLGIDNTCKLDLSRIVEEVRAQYEALALRSWEEAETLTRRKLNEGNTQSATYGGHLLDSRREIADLNIQIQKLRSCIVSQKSQCLYLEENIKEAGEHGETALKDAKAKLVKLEEALQKSKEDMAHLVKEYQELMNIKLALDLEILTYRKLVEGEESSMESPIPTVISAVHSRPKHLSASTLRNSKLFARGTGSTNGEMKLNGGSTKTLPSRSLSSGSATPEADASICGARPKFSSLSSEECS
- the LOC137845944 gene encoding keratin, type II cytoskeletal 80-like isoform X1, which codes for MTNPCKAFTSGSLSSWEVSGKMSRGKAASTSPDRLGRCSPNGVASNGYSSLSLHGDGGYQSSSYFSIDGRLLAPVHLDIDTDFQAMRQQETEDIKLLNNQFVTLIEKVQCLEQQNKILTTRWNFLKDQDNSHSESDMKAIYDQYMSKMNQEMKALNYEQENLELELTKVLSTMDNFRSKYEDEIRLCSGMEYTFMELKKDLDASTLHRTELEVKLNGLQELMNLKKTIYEQELEELLTEIKDISVVLGIDNTCKLDLSRIVEEVRAQYEALALRSWEEAETLTRRKLNEGNTQSATYGGHLLDSRREIADLNIQIQKLRSCIVSQKSQCLYLEENIKEAGEHGETALKDAKAKLVKLEEALQKSKEDMAHLVKEYQELMNIKLALDLEILTYRKLVEGEESSMESPIPTVISAVHSRPKHPVSASTLRNSKLFARGTGSTNGEMKLNGGSTKTLPSRSLSSGSATPEADASICGARPKFSSLSSEECS